The following proteins come from a genomic window of Syntrophorhabdaceae bacterium:
- a CDS encoding hemolysin III family protein → MSSDSIRTDYALGEEIASAITHGIGTGLSIAGLIFLIIRAERYAPIEYRTSYIVGFTIFGASMIILYMASTLYHALTNRVAKQVFGIFDHTSIYSLIAGTYTAYCLTILHGALGWTIFGLIWGLAAIGITFYAVFGSRMRKLSAISYIMMGLIIIFAYPSVKTNLMTVSGSNISWYLLLIGGSFYLIGTAFYAMKKIKWTHFTWHLFVIAGSIMHFFSIYLILRNGR, encoded by the coding sequence ATGTCAAGTGATTCGATAAGAACCGATTATGCCCTTGGTGAAGAAATAGCCAGTGCCATTACACACGGCATAGGAACGGGACTTTCCATCGCCGGTCTCATTTTTCTTATCATACGAGCCGAGAGGTATGCGCCGATAGAGTATAGAACTTCATATATCGTCGGTTTTACCATCTTTGGCGCATCAATGATTATTCTTTACATGGCATCAACATTGTACCATGCGTTGACAAACAGGGTGGCAAAACAGGTATTTGGTATTTTCGATCACACGTCGATATATTCGCTGATAGCAGGTACATATACCGCATATTGTCTTACAATTTTGCACGGTGCATTGGGATGGACAATATTCGGCTTGATATGGGGATTGGCCGCAATCGGCATTACATTCTACGCAGTATTCGGTTCGAGGATGCGCAAACTCTCTGCTATCTCATATATTATGATGGGACTGATTATTATTTTTGCATATCCCTCGGTGAAAACGAATCTGATGACTGTCAGCGGCAGCAACATCAGCTGGTACTTATTGCTTATCGGAGGATCTTTTTACCTGATTGGAACGGCATTCTATGCCATGAAAAAGATCAAGTGGACACACTTCACGTGGCATCTCTTCGTCATAGCCGGAAGCATAATGCACTTTTTCTCGATTTATTTGATTCTTCGTAATGGGAGATAG
- a CDS encoding DegT/DnrJ/EryC1/StrS family aminotransferase, whose translation MKVNIFNLQRDHQEIKPDLVRIFEDVISGGEFILGAHVRALEEAFASYIGVKYAVGVGNGTDAVRIAGIALGLTPADKIITVPHTYVATTMALSAQGIMPVFCDISAETFNMDPQSLDNALNAHKDVKVCIPVHLYGHATPMDEIADVCARHGVRVMEDACQAHGALYKGKKVGSLGDVAAFSFYPTKNLGCFGDGGIVVTDSEEIYRNALKLRTFGEEGKHAHVTEGFNSRLDSIQAALLMRKLPLLDGWNERRRELARLYKEELRGVPVVLPEEAQWTRHVYHLFVIRSEKRDELRAYLADKGVTTLIHYPTAVHLQKVYSRLGYKAGSFPVAEKAIFEIITLPMYPSLQEEEVRYVAGVIKEFYGS comes from the coding sequence GTGAAGGTAAATATTTTTAATCTTCAGCGGGACCATCAGGAGATCAAGCCTGATCTGGTCAGGATCTTCGAAGACGTCATATCCGGCGGTGAATTCATCCTCGGTGCCCATGTGAGGGCCCTCGAAGAGGCCTTCGCCTCCTATATCGGCGTTAAATATGCGGTGGGCGTGGGCAACGGCACGGATGCGGTGAGGATCGCCGGGATCGCCCTTGGCCTCACCCCTGCGGATAAGATCATCACCGTTCCCCACACTTATGTTGCCACCACCATGGCCCTGTCCGCTCAAGGGATCATGCCCGTCTTCTGTGACATCTCGGCGGAGACATTCAATATGGACCCCCAGAGTCTCGATAATGCCCTGAATGCACACAAGGACGTGAAAGTCTGCATACCCGTGCACCTCTACGGTCACGCGACGCCCATGGATGAGATCGCCGACGTCTGCGCCCGGCACGGAGTGAGGGTCATGGAAGACGCCTGCCAGGCCCACGGCGCCCTTTATAAAGGGAAAAAGGTGGGAAGCCTGGGAGATGTGGCGGCATTCAGCTTCTACCCCACCAAGAACCTCGGCTGCTTCGGGGACGGCGGCATCGTGGTCACCGACTCCGAGGAGATCTATCGCAATGCTTTGAAATTGAGGACCTTCGGGGAGGAGGGAAAGCACGCCCATGTGACGGAGGGATTCAACTCGCGCCTCGACAGCATCCAGGCGGCCCTGCTCATGAGGAAGCTCCCCCTGCTCGATGGGTGGAACGAGAGGAGACGGGAGCTTGCCCGGCTCTATAAGGAAGAGCTTCGGGGCGTGCCTGTCGTGCTGCCCGAAGAAGCCCAGTGGACCCGCCACGTATACCACCTCTTCGTCATCCGGTCGGAAAAACGGGACGAGCTGAGGGCATACCTCGCGGACAAGGGGGTCACCACCCTCATCCACTACCCTACAGCCGTTCACCTGCAAAAGGTATACAGCCGGCTCGGATATAAGGCGGGCTCCTTCCCCGTAGCCGAAAAGGCGATTTTCGAGATCATCACCCTGCCCATGTACCCCTCGCTCCAGGAGGAGGAAGTCCGATATGTGGCAGGGGTGATAAAGGAGTTTTACGGATCGTGA